One genomic segment of Gopherus flavomarginatus isolate rGopFla2 chromosome 11, rGopFla2.mat.asm, whole genome shotgun sequence includes these proteins:
- the LOC127031214 gene encoding olfactory receptor 4N2-like, which translates to MEHGNHTEVTEFLLLGLSQTREVQLFLFVLFLLFYIIILPANILIILSIWGDPHLGSPMYFFLANLAFLDICYCFVIPPKVLSHFLSHHKTISYGGCLAQLFFLHVLGGAEINLLIGMAFDRCVAICQPLRYTTVVSRGVCWALVGAAWAMGFMHSFIQVIPIIQLPFCGPNELDSFFCDITQVIKLACTDVYVLEFFMFFNSGLITLLCFILLLISYGALLVRLWAGGSSKGMSKAASTCITHIIIIIIMFSPATYIYCRPFRSFPLDKVVAVFHTVVFPLLNPIIYTLRNKEIISAMKRLLGRYGLWREK; encoded by the coding sequence ATGGAGCATGGGAACCACACAGAAGTGACAGAGTTCCTGCTGCTAGGGCTGTCCCAGACCCGGGAGGTCCAGCTTTTCCTCTTTGTGCTCTTCTTGCTTTTCTACATCATCATCCTCCCAGCCAACATCCTCATCATCCTCAGCATCTGGGGTGACCCCCACCTGGGCtcccccatgtatttcttcctggcCAACCTGGCCTTCCTGGACATCTGCTACTGCTTTGTCATCCCCCCGAAGGTACTAAGCCACTTCTTGTCCCACCACAAGACTATCTCCTATGGGGGATGTCTGGCCCAGCTCTTCTTTCTCCACGTCCTAGGAGGGGCTGAAATCAACCTGCTCATTGGCATGGCCTTTGATAGGTGCGTGGCCATCTGTCAGCCTCTGCGCTACACCACTGTGGTGAGCAGAGGGGTCTGCTGGGCCCTGGTAGGGGCTGCCTGGGCCATGGGGTTCATGCACTCATTTATCCAGGTCATCCCAATTATCCAGCTCCCCTTCTGTGGCCCCAATGAGCTGGATAGTTTCTTTTGTGACATCACCCAGGTGATTAAGCTGGCCTGCACCGACGTCTATGTGCTGGAGTTCTTCATGTTCTTCAACAGTGGCCTGATCACTTTGCTGTGCTTCATCCTCTTGCTCATCTCCTACGGGGCCCTGCTGGTCCGACTGTGGGCAGGTGGCTCCTCAAAGGGGATGAGCAAAGCAGCCTCCACCTGCATCAcccacatcatcatcatcatcatcatgttcagcCCGGCCACCTACATCTACTGCCGGCCCTTCCGCAGCTTCCCCCTGGACAAAGTGGTGGCCGTATTCCACACCGTGGTCttccccctgctgaaccccatcATCTATACACTCAGGAACAAGGAGATCATCAGTGCCATGAAGAGGCTGCTGGGCAGATACGGGCTGTGGAGAGagaaatag
- the LOC127031817 gene encoding olfactory receptor 10A7-like yields the protein MAKTEQGNQTAITEFILLGFGSHPGLRVFLFVLFIVIYILTVAGNILIIVLVVADQHLHTPMYFFLGNLSCLDTCYTSTILPRMMASFLTNEYVISVNGCFLQYYFFTWLAGSECFLLSVMSYDRYVAICKSLQYATYMNGKFCLQLAAGSWINGMVASAIVTSLMSRLIFCGPSEIDHFFYDFTPVTKLSCSDTRPIKLVALVLASIFTLPPFLLTLISYICIIITILRIPSTTGRQKAFSTCSSHLIVVTIFYGTLNIVYLSPKTPTLRDLNKVFSVFYTVLTPLVNPIIYSLRNKNVKEALAHVRSQCVALTRDQRIHAIF from the coding sequence ATGGcaaaaacagaacagggaaacCAAACAGCCATCACAGAATTTATCCTCCTGGGATTTGGGAGTCATCCCGGACTGCGTGTTTTTCTCTTCGTGCTATTTATAGTGATCTACATTCTCACTGTGGCTGGAAACATCCTCATCATTGTgctagttgtggctgatcagcaccttcacaccccaatgtacttcttcctggggaatttGTCCTGCTTGGACACCTGCTACACTTCCACCATCCTGCCTAGGATGATGGCCAGTTTCCTGACAAATGAATATGTCATTTCAGTAAATGGCTGTTTCTTGCAATATTATTTCTTTACCTGGCTAGCTGGATCTGAGTGTTTTCTCTTATCTGTCATGTCTTATGATAGATATGTAGCGATATGCAAATCACTGCAGTATGCAACTTATATGAATGGCAAATTCTGCCTCCAGCTAGCAGCAGGGTCTTGGATCAATGGGATGGTGGCTAGTGCTATAGTAACATCTCTGATGTCACGTTTAATCTTCTGCGGCCCCAGTGAAATAGACCATTTCTTTTATGATTTCACCCCAGTGACtaaactctcctgcagtgacacccGCCCGATCAAACTTGTCGCTTTAGTCCTGGCCTCCATATtcaccctgcccccatttctATTGACTCTCATCTCCTACATTTGCATCATCATCACGATCCTGAGAATTCCATCTACCACTGGGAGGCAAAAAGCATTTTCCacttgctcctcccacctcattgtggtgaccaTTTTCTATGGGACCCTGAATATTGTGTACCTGTCTCCCAAAACCCCAACTCTGAGAGACCTGAACAAAGTCTTCTCTGTCTTCTACACAGTTCTGACTCCTCTAgtcaaccccatcatctacagcctgagaaataaAAATGTCAAGGAGGCTTTGGCACATGTTAGGAGTCAGTGTGTGGCCTTGACAAGAGATCAGAGAATCCATGCTATTTTTTAA